From one Brachypodium distachyon strain Bd21 chromosome 4, Brachypodium_distachyon_v3.0, whole genome shotgun sequence genomic stretch:
- the LOC100827012 gene encoding wall-associated receptor kinase-like 14: MRRLVAALLLAFASALLLPHGRETFSAAANITEPCNRRCGGGGVPYPFGFSAGCPIPLSCDDANSSALLNATHTTAPCRVVSFNSSASTVVVSLPPSCDRTVEQAKAALSGANYGVSARTGLFLRGGGCRAWPNASACSVPAGVMSRLLRNAQCIGNDTSAGAAAGAVACVASAAQNATAETFLSWDKAEKTKCDDLLTSAVYMDAEDQGAGGSLEFGVAELGWWLNGTCAAAGRCAANATCTDVRTPGNTAGHRCACEAGLEGDGFSAGDGCYLRAKRGRSKKTVAIIGGVLASVTVAAASVLLLCWAQRRRSGCYGRSDSNRSAAKRLLSEAAASSGVPVYSYNEMARATSSFSHTHRLGTGAYGTVYVGRLPTSSPVLVAIKRLRCRHDDDDDDGKAVSRLLNEIKLISSLSHPNLVRLLGCCLDRGEQILVYEFVPNGTLSHHLIGGGNGGVRLLWRARLRVAAGIAAAVAYLHAARPPILHRDIKSSNILLGTDLRAKLADFGLSRVGAGLDLSSTRSHVSTAPQGTPGYVDPEYHQSFHLSDKSDVYSFGVVLLELITAMKVVDLDRPPNEVNLASLALDRIGKGRVHEIVDPVLLVENGGEEWVMESVRHVSELAFRCLAFDKDVRPSMSEVAAELCRIRDTAPDSRLDRPMTEPIDGVGFDGLATTVKKSQSPVSVQEVWISDQSLPSSNGSMPRFQ, from the exons ATGCGCCGTCTCGTCGCCGCCCTGCTCCTCGCCTTCGCCTCCGCCTTGCTGCTCCCCCATGGCCGCGAAACCTTCTCCGCCGCGGCGAATATCACCGAGCCGTGCAACCgccggtgcggcggcggcggcgtccctTACCCGTTCGGCTTCTCCGCCGGCTGCCCGATCCCCCTCTCCTGCGACGACGCCAACAGCTCCGCGCTCCTGAACGCCACGCACACGACGGCCCCGTGCCGCGTGGTCTCCTTCaactcctccgcctccaccgtcgtcgtctccctccCGCCGTCCTGCGACCGCACCGTGGAGCAAGCCAAGGCCGCGCTCTCGGGCGCCAACTACGGCGTCTCCGCCCGGACCGGGCTGttcctccgcggcggcgggtgccGCGCGTGGCCCAACGCCTCCGCATGCAGCGTGCCCGCGGGGGTCATGTCCAGGCTCCTCCGCAACGCGCAGTGCATAGGCAACGAcacctccgccggcgccgccgcgggagcCGTGGCATGCGTCGCTTCCGCCGCGCAGAACGCGACGGCGGAGACGTTCCTGAGCTGGGACAAGGCGGAGAAGACCAAGTGTGACGACTTGCTGACGTCGGCGGTGTACATGGACGCGGAGGATCAGGGGGCCGGGGGCTCGCTGGAGTTCGGCGTGGCGGAGCTGGGATGGTGGCTCAACGGCacgtgcgccgccgcggggcgTTGCGCGGCGAACGCGACGTGCACCGACGTGCGGACGCCGGGAAACACGGCGGGGCACCGGTGCGCGTGCGAGGCGGGGTTGGAAGGAGACGGGTTCTCCGCCGGCGACGGGTGCTACCTCAGAG cTAAGCGGGGTCGTTCTAAGAAGACTGTGGCCATAATTGGAG GTGTCTTGGCGAGCGTGACGGTGGCGGCTGCCAGTGTGCTCCTGCTATGTTGGGCACAACGCCGGCGCTCCGGCTGCTATGGCCGGTCTGACTCCAACCGTTCGGCAGCGAAGCGTCTCCTgtcagaggcggcggcgtcgagcggCGTGCCGGTGTACTCGTACAACGAGATGGCACGTGCAAccagctccttctcccacaCGCACCGCCTCGGCACGGGCGCCTACGGCACGGTCTACGTTGGCAGGCTCCCGACGAGCTCGCCGGTGCTCGTGGCCATCAAGCGCCTCCGGTGTcgccacgacgacgacgacgacgacgggaaGGCCGTCTCACGGCTCCTCAACGAGATCAAGCTCATCTCCTCGTTGAGCCACCCCAACCTTGTTCGCCTCCTCGGCTGCTGCCTCGACCGCGGCGAGCAGATCCTCGTCTACGAGTTCGTCCCCAACGGCACGCTCTCTCACCACCTTATCGGCGGTGGCAATGGCGGCGTCAGGCTGCTATGGCGCGCCAGGCTCCGCGTTGCGGCGGGgattgccgccgccgtggcttACCTacacgccgcccgcccgcccatCCTCCACCGAGACATCAAGTCCAGCAACATCCTCCTCGGCACCGACCTCCGCGCCAAGCTCGCCGACTTCGGCCTGTCTCGCGTCGGTGCCGGACTCGACTTGTCGTCGACGCGCTCGCACGTGTCCACGGCGCCGCAGGGCACGCCGGGGTACGTCGACCCGGAGTACCACCAGAGCTTCCACCTCTCCGACAAGagcgacgtgtacagcttcggcgtCGTGCTGCTCGAGCTCATCACCGCCATGAAGGTCGTCGACTTGGATCGCCCGCCCAACGAGGTCAACCTCGCCAGCCTCGCGCTCGACCGCATCGGCAAAGGGAGAGTCCACGAGATCGTCGACCCGGTGCTCCTCGTCgagaacggcggcgaggaatGGGTCATGGAGTCGGTCCGACACGTCAGCGAGCTCGCCTTTAGGTGCCTGGCGTTTGACAAGGATGTCCGGCCGTCCATGAGCGAGGTGGCCGCCGAGCTTTGCCGTATCAGGGACACGGCTCCAGATTCCAGGCTCGACAGGCCTATGACGGAACCAATTGACGGCGTGGGGTTTGATGGACTGGCCACGACGGTGAAGAAATCCCAGTCGCCAGTGTCCGTGCAGGAGGTTTGGATCAGCGACCAGAGCCTGCCGTCGAGCAACGGCTCAATGCCACGCTTCCAGTAG
- the LOC104584836 gene encoding uncharacterized protein LOC104584836: protein MAASRAEEIVLEAVRSDLTPEPCATQSLRRPLVRLLPRAAASQANWRALPRPAVSALFLHLPVLDLFRLGHLFTPRWLEVWRGDPFEVHDAQFARLPIPRSRVADAIGTVLDMYLAAAEEDEDVEGGTYGAVGHGRVKSFRVESTEWRAEHAARWCAALQRGGAFEVVLFNRGFSGDPPVLAPVPRGLRECVSLRVLHLGFFTVEAGELDALARAIQLGLHGCACRPGVVEGVVAGCRQLEKLWVHDGSLEHVAVRSSPQLWRLSMLRTASRSLTVDDAPLLQVIFPGSAATLRISRLPMLRRLLCLDLANTSLEIKGDQVDSRPPPRIGCWQVPDYRQQDVRPKMRSVVMLRLIVDYAELGAMTPLAVEETLRRFPRVSSLFIQRKKDVTEAEGLASITDPHYLDLFRGVECVGRTLQCITLLNFQGGKIEMALAKAILATAKALGTIVLTHDDDRPGIADALLEADQALDQSPRNCNNPLLPLRIVHQTMSGFEYNARLG from the exons ATGGCGGCCTCGAGGGCGGAGGAGATCGTCCTGGAGGCCGTGCGGAGCGACCTCACCCCGGAGCCATGCGCGACGCAgtccctccgccgcccgctcgtccgcctcctcccgcgcgccgccgccagccaaGCCAACTGGCGCGCCCTCCCGCGCCCCGCCGTCTCCGCGCTCTTCCTCCACCTCCCGGTGCTCGACCTCTTCCGCCTCGGCCACCTCTTCACCCCGCGCTGGCTCGAGGTCTGGCGCGGCGACCCGTTCGAGGTCCACGACGCGCAGTTCGCGCGCCTCCCCATCCCGCGCTCCCGCGTCGCCGACGCCATCGGAACCGTGCTCGACAtgtacctcgccgccgccgaagaagACGAGGACGTCGAGGGAGGAACCTATGGCGCGGTGGGGCACGGGCGCGTCAAGTCCTTCCGCGTGGAGTCCACGGAGTGGCGCGCCGAACACGCCGCCCGCTGGTGCGCGGCGCTCCAGAGGGGCGGAGCGTTCGAGGTCGTCCTCTTCAACCGCGGCTTCTCCGGGGACCCTCCCGTCCTCGCCCCCGTCCCGCGGGGCCTCCGCGAGTGCGTCAGCCTCCGGGTCCTCCACCTCGGCTTCTTCACCGTCGAGGCCGGGGAGCTCGACGCGCTCGCCAGAGCCATCCAGCTCGGGCTCCACGGCTGCGCGTGCCGCCCCGGCGTGGTCGAGGGCGTCGTCGCCGGGTGCAGGCAGCTGGAGAAGCTCTGGGTCCACGACGGCTCGCTGGAGCACGTCGCCGTCAGGTCATCGCCCCAGCTCTGGCGCCTCTCGATGCTCCGGACCGCATCCCGCAGCCTCACCGTCGACGACGCCCCGCTCCTCCAGGTGATCTTCCCGGGCTCTGCGGCCACGCTCCGCATCAGCCGATTGCCGATGCTGCGCAGGCTCCTGTGCctcgacctcgccaacacctCCCTCGAGATCAAAGGCGACCAG GTTGATAGTCGTCCTCCCCCCCGTATCGGGTGTTGGCAGGTTCCGGATTATAGGCAGCAGGATGTGCGGCCGAAGATGCGGTCAGTGGTCATGCTCAGGCTAATCGTGGACTACGCAGAGCTGGGCGCCATGACGCCGCTGGCTGTGGAGGAGACGCTCAGGCGTTTCCCTCGCGTGAGCTCTCTGTTCATCCAG CGCAAGAAGGACGTCACGGAGGCGGAAGGGCTGGCCTCCATCACGGACCCGCACTACCTGGACCTCTTCCGCGGCGTCGAGTGCGTGGGCCGTACTCTCCAGTGCATAACTCTCCTCAACTTCCAGGGCGGCAAGATCGAGATGGCGCTCGCCAAGGCGATCCTGGCCACGGCCAAGGCGCTGGGCACCATCGTGCTCACGCACGACGACGACCGCCCCGGCATCGCGGACGCGCTCCTGGAGGCGGACCAAGCGCTCGACCAGAGCCCCCGGAACTGCAACAATCCGCTGCTCCCGCTCCGTATCGTCCATCAGACCATGTCCGGCTTCGAATACAATGCGCGACTGGGGTAA
- the LOC100838430 gene encoding uncharacterized protein LOC100838430, translating into MAGAARQQLRFSDGSVHNIEAGNAADVLRRYPVVGAQFARSRRIFDLVAQYAEEDAAGDLSVATWNQRLRDLVTDIDTLHDIFLASSTLGVRGLMLLCAKMAADVVRGGTVEEIRSLLGINGDDLGISSEQDLLVLAPPP; encoded by the exons atggcgggggcggcgcggcagcaGCTGAGGTTCTCGGACGGGAGCGTGCACAACATCGAGGCGGGGAACGCGGCGGACGTGCTGCGCCGGTACCCCGTCGTCGGGGCCCAGTTCGCCCGCTCCAGGCGCATCTTCGACCTGGTCGCGCAGTACGCcgaggaggacgcggccgGCGATCTCTCCGTCGCCACCTGGAACCAGCGCCTCCGGGACCTCGTCACCGACATCGACACCCTCCACGACATCTTCCTG GCATCGTCGACGCTGGGGGTGCGCGGGCTGATGCTCCTGTGCGCGAAGATGGCGGCGGACGTGGTGAGGGGCGGCACCGTCGAAGAGATCAGGTCCCTGCTCGGCATCAACGGCGACGACCTCGGGATCTCGTCGGAGCAGGACCTCCTAGTCCTGGCACCACCACCTTGA
- the LOC100839046 gene encoding uncharacterized protein LOC100839046 has protein sequence MEAARAEEIVWHPVRSGISPEPRATQSLRRPPARLRQPRRLARPPASGHRRALPPPPGARPLPPRPPLHPSMARGLRGEPLELHDAQFARLPIPRSHVADAIGNVLDKYLAAGEDEVEHEDVDEDDGGGGEGEDRDDELEDGDDGEGICGAAGRRRVESFRVECTEWLAEHAARWCAALKNGLADEVILFNRGDPPVLSPVPPGLLQCATVTILHLGFFTVEAGELDALTETIHLGLYGCACRPGVVEGVVAACRKLHKLWIHDCAPPLEHVVVSSAIRLWRISMLRTAARSLTVHNAPILHEIVFPAPGAMVSIRRARWLRRLISLHFPTISLEIDREQIPPQPQTEWLATVCQ, from the exons atggaggcggcgagggcggaggAAATCGTCTGGCACCCCGTGCGGAGCGGCATCAGCCCGGAGCCGCGTGCGACGCAGTCCCTCCGCCGTCCGCCCGCGCGCCTTCGACAGCCACGCCGACTGGCGCGCCCTCCCGCGTCCGGCCATCGCCGCGCTCTTCCTCCACCTCCCGGTGCTCGACCTCTTCCGCCTCGGCCACCTCTTCACCCCTCGATGGCTCGAGGTCTGCGCGGCGAGCCGCTCGAGCTCCACGACGCGCAGTTCGCGCGCCTCCCCATCCCGCGCTCCCACGTTGCCGACGCCATCGGCAACGTGCTCGACAAgtacctcgccgccggcgaagacGAAGTTGAACACGAGGACGTCGACGAagatgacggcggcgggggcgaagGAGAGGACCGCGACGACGAATTggaggacggcgacgacggggAAGGAATCTGTGGCGCGGCGGGCCGCAGGCGCGTCGAGTCCTTCCGGGTCGAGTGCACGGAATGGCTCGCCGAGCACGCCGCCCGCTGGTGCGCGGCGCTCAAGAATGGGTTAGCGGACGAGGTCATCCTCTTCAACCGCGGCGACCCTCCCGTTCTCTCCCCCGTCCCGCCGGGCCTCCTCCAGTGCGCCACCGTCACGATCCTCCACCTCGGCTTCTTCACCGTCGAGGCCGGGGAGCTCGACGCGCTCACCGAGACCATCCACCTCGGGCTCTACGGCTGCGCGTGCCGCCCCGGCGTGGTCGAGGGCGTGGTCGCCGCGTGCAGGAAGCTGCACAAGCTCTGGATCCACGactgcgcgccgccgctggagcaCGTCGTCGTGAGTTCGGCGATCAGGCTCTGGCGCATCTCGATGCTCCGGACCGCAGCCCGCAGCCTCACCGTCCACAACGCCCCGATACTCCACGAGATCGTCTTCCCCGCCCCCGGCGCCATGGTGAGCATCCGCCGCGCGCGGTGGCTGCGCAGGCTCATTTCCCTCCACTTCCCCACCATTTCCCTCGAGATCGATCGTGAGCAGATCCCG CCGCAGCCTCAGACTGAGTGGTTAGCGACCGTGTGTCAGTGA
- the LOC106866768 gene encoding F-box/LRR-repeat protein 13 yields MKRIRSWRRRKSTLVKKKTKPDHISNLPGAILGDIISLLPTKEGARTQILNRRWRHLWRSAPLNLNYRDLPYNNGGRVAAVSQILSSHLGPGRRLSLDGYLLQCDIDDVTLDPWLRSAALRNLQELEFVGFSSHTASLQAAIFRFSPTLRVVCLPGETVQGLHFPLLRDLELYSVAISEYSLHKVIVGCPALDCLKFFGGCGFRCLRINSLNLRTIMVKIIRYNHTVKFAFEELIIEIAPCLKRLLQRIEMFTACLIKGLHFDNLTTVVRTVRSLAVNMDPLGLDTVIYLMRCFPCLEKLYIEFYQSGPNNLWRRKHQDLIRCLDIRLKTIVLKTYWGTKSQVSFVTFFVLNARRLESMTLGIRYVDNTEKFIAKQHKKLQLENRVSRDAQFHFVAGLQSCVEGTNHRVAI; encoded by the exons ATGAAGAGGATCcggagctggcggcggcggaagtcGACGctggtgaagaagaagacgaaacCCGACCACATCAGCAACCTTCCCGGCGCTATCCTGGGCGACATCATTTCTCTGCTCCCAACCAAGGAAGGCGCCCGCACCCAGATCCTCAACCGCAGATGGCGTCACCTCTGGCGCTCCGCCCCTCTCAACCTCAACTATCGCGATCTCCCCTACAACAACGGCGGCCGTGTCGCTGCTGTCTCGCAAATTCTCTCATCCCACCTGGGACCTGGCCGCCGTCTCAGCCTCGACGGGTACCTCCTCCAATGTGACATCGACGACGTTACCCTGGACCCCTGGCTCCGGTCCGCCGCGCTGCGCAACCTCCAGGAGCTCGAGTTCGTCGGTTTCAGTTCTCATACGGCTTCACTGCAAGCAGCAATCTTCCGCTTCTCTCCCACCCTTCGTGTTGTCTGC CTCCCCGGCGAAACTGTCCAAGGGCTTCACTTCCCCTTGCTTAGGGATCTCGAACTTTACTCTGTCGCCATCTCGGAGTATTCACTGCACAAAGTGATTGTTGGATGCCCAGCTCTTGACTGCTTGAAATTTTTTGGCGGCTGTGGCTTTCGTTGCCTCCGGATCAACTCCCTTAACCTTAGAACGATCATGGTGAAAATAATTCGGTATAACCATACTGTTAAGTTTGCATTCGAGGAACTCATCATTGAGATTGCCCCTTGTCTCAAAAGGTTGCTTCAG AGAATTGAAATGTTTACTGCATGCTTGATAAAGGGATTGCACTTTGATAACCTAACGACGGTGGTGCGCACGGTCAGAAGTTTAGCCGTCAATATGGATCCTCTTGGTTTGGATACGGTTATTTACTTGATGAGATGCTTTCCGTGCTTGGAGAAGTTATACATCGAG TTTTATCAATCAGGGCCCAACAATTTGTGGCGTCGTAAACACCAGGATCTGATAAGATGTCTTGATATCCGTCTGAAGACAATAGTGTTGAAAACGTATTGGGGCACCAAGTCACAAGTTAGCTTTGTTACATTCTTTGTGTTGAACGCGAGAAGGCTAGAGTCGATGACACTTGGCATCAGATATGTTGATAACACAGAGAAGTTCATAGCAAAACAGCACAAAAAGCTTCAGCTAGAGAACAGGGTTTCCAGAGATGCTCAGTTTCATTTTGTGGCCGGTCTACAATCCTGTGTTGAGGGTACTAATCATCGTGTGGCTATCTAG